The following are from one region of the Quercus robur chromosome 1, dhQueRobu3.1, whole genome shotgun sequence genome:
- the LOC126714477 gene encoding sphingoid long-chain bases kinase 1-like — protein MQKSGSLPRNTSTSNSINTTSPLRVITPQRRLGLCSQIATGGQHSSPIVFPEKRRQSRRTTTTTAATITNNLSGVPTPADDPVKPKTFEHRIDIGLGGAAAAAAAAGGDEKSDLLGYVVFSGKLVWDKRKTSNNNATDVQQTSNTDVTGQVAVDAKLTSRALVWGSHLLALDDVISVSYNNGLRHFTVHSYPLKKSSCGLSCFIKPQRSRKDFRFLASTIEEAVQWVGGFADQQCFVNCLPHPLVSSKKQASSELLPTDTPSELLFKCKNPPKMLVILNPRSGRGRSSKFFHGIVEPIFKVCRSPII, from the exons ATGCAGAAGAGTGGGAGCCTTCCCAGAAATACTAGTACTAGTAATAGTATTAATACCACTTCACCTTTGAGAGTGATCACGCCCCAGCGCCGCTTGGGTTTGTGTTCACAAATTGCCACAGGGGGCCAGCACTCCTCCCCTATTGTTTTCCCTGAGAAACGTAGACAATCACGccgcaccaccaccaccaccgccgccACCATCACCAACAACCTCTCTGGTGTCCCCACCCCTGCTGATGACCCTGTCAAACCCAAGACCTTCGAGCACAGGATTGACATTGGACTAGGGGGGGCGGCAGCTGCAGCTGCAGCTGCAGGAGGAGATGAAAAGTCTGATTTGTTGGGATATGTGGTCTTCTCCGGAAAGCTGGTTTGGGATAAGAGAAAGACCTCCAATAACAATGCTACTGATGTGCAGCAAACCTCTAATACTGATGTTACCGGCCAAGTAGCCGTTGATGCTAAACTTACCAGCAGGGCTTTAGTTTGGGGTTCTCACCTGCTGGCTCTTGATGATGTCATCTCT GTTTCCTATAATAATGGTCTCAGACATTTTACAGTACATTCTTATCCATTAAAAAAGAGTTCATGTGGTCTCTCTTGTTTTATCAAACCTCAAAGAAGTCGCAAGGATTTTCGTTTCTTGGCTTCTACCATAGAAGAAGCTGTTCAATGGGTTGGTGGGTTTGCGGATCAGCAGTGTTTTGTTAATTGTTTGCCTCACCCTTTGGTTTCTTCAAAGAAGCAGGCTTCTTCAGAATTACTTCCAACTGATACTCCTTCCGAATTACTGTTCAAATGTAAGAATCCACCGAAAATGCTTGTTATATTAAACCCACGGTCAGGACGTGGTCGTTCAAGTAAATTTTTCCATGGCATTGTGGAGCCAATATTTAAGGTATGTCGATCACCAATAATTTAA